One region of Aerosakkonema funiforme FACHB-1375 genomic DNA includes:
- a CDS encoding class I SAM-dependent methyltransferase: protein MKYLQSQITELICPRCKNESLDFNNDVICCQNCQQQYEINNKIPLLFWPEDIDAPSGNITNLVKAFYEENPFPNYNDLDSVGSLMQKAKEGIFAKVLDEQLPFGIKVLECGCGTGQLSIFLSIANRTVFGVDMCLNSLKLGQAFKEKYELQRVNFLQMNIFQPIFKPESFHVVISNGVLHHTHNPKLAFSSIAKLVKPGGYIIIGLYHKYGRIWTDVRRLIFNLTGDKFKFLDPRIVDVNLNERKRHTWFMDQYKNPNEYKHTIGEVMVWFAENGFSFVNSIPKSGLGKKFSPDEKLFVAQSPGNALERFLVESSMIFTNSKEGGFFIMIGKKEG, encoded by the coding sequence ATGAAATATCTTCAAAGCCAAATAACCGAACTGATTTGTCCCAGATGCAAAAATGAATCACTGGATTTTAATAATGATGTCATCTGCTGTCAAAACTGCCAACAACAATACGAAATTAACAACAAGATTCCTCTGTTGTTTTGGCCTGAAGATATTGACGCCCCATCAGGAAACATTACTAACCTCGTGAAGGCATTTTATGAAGAAAATCCCTTTCCTAACTATAATGATTTAGATAGTGTGGGCAGTTTAATGCAAAAAGCCAAAGAAGGTATATTTGCTAAGGTATTAGATGAACAATTGCCTTTTGGAATTAAGGTATTAGAATGTGGATGCGGTACCGGGCAGTTAAGTATTTTCCTGTCCATAGCTAATCGCACTGTGTTTGGCGTTGATATGTGCCTTAATTCATTAAAACTAGGTCAGGCTTTCAAAGAGAAATACGAATTACAAAGAGTTAATTTTCTCCAAATGAATATTTTTCAGCCTATCTTTAAGCCTGAAAGTTTTCATGTAGTCATTTCTAATGGTGTGTTGCACCACACACATAATCCCAAATTGGCATTCTCATCCATTGCTAAGCTGGTAAAACCAGGAGGATACATTATTATAGGGCTTTACCACAAGTATGGAAGAATCTGGACAGATGTGCGACGCTTAATTTTCAACTTAACAGGCGATAAATTCAAGTTCCTAGATCCAAGAATAGTAGATGTAAATCTCAACGAACGTAAGCGACATACATGGTTCATGGATCAGTATAAAAATCCTAATGAGTATAAGCATACGATCGGTGAAGTGATGGTTTGGTTTGCAGAAAATGGTTTTTCATTTGTTAATAGTATTCCTAAATCTGGGCTAGGTAAAAAATTTAGTCCTGATGAAAAGCTATTTGTTGCCCAGTCGCCTGGAAATGCTTTGGAACGTTTTTTAGTAGAATCATCAATGATTTTTACAAATAGCAAGGAAGGAGGATTTTTTATTATGATTGGCAAAAAGGAGGGTTAA
- a CDS encoding SDR family NAD(P)-dependent oxidoreductase → MKPEKFLKERVAIVTGGTSGIGRAIAIAIAEAGADVAVGSRSAATSSCKAEIEAKGVKALAVNLDVSSTDSVQAFYDSVVKTFGKVDILVNSAGTIVSQTMCNHSDELWQETMEVNLNGVYRTIKVCLPGMIERRWGRIINIASISSVADSSYVAYCASKAAVVGLSRCVAREGAAHGVSCNTISPGFVETPGSKTFLAEVAKNQGRSLAEYIEEFKQNNPQKRVIQPEEIAALALFLCRDEAFGITMQDITLSAGGF, encoded by the coding sequence ATGAAACCAGAAAAATTCTTGAAAGAGCGTGTGGCTATTGTAACGGGAGGAACTTCCGGTATAGGCAGAGCTATAGCTATAGCTATAGCTGAAGCGGGAGCTGATGTAGCTGTAGGTTCCCGTTCTGCTGCCACAAGTTCGTGCAAAGCTGAAATTGAGGCAAAGGGAGTTAAAGCTCTGGCAGTGAATTTGGATGTCTCTTCCACCGACTCCGTACAAGCTTTTTACGACTCGGTGGTAAAAACTTTTGGCAAAGTAGATATTCTCGTTAATTCTGCCGGAACTATTGTGTCGCAGACAATGTGCAACCATTCTGACGAACTTTGGCAAGAAACTATGGAAGTTAACCTCAACGGTGTCTATCGTACTATCAAAGTTTGCTTACCTGGGATGATTGAGCGCCGATGGGGTCGAATTATTAATATTGCTTCTATATCTAGTGTAGCCGATTCTAGTTATGTTGCTTATTGTGCTTCTAAAGCCGCAGTGGTGGGGCTAAGCCGCTGCGTAGCGAGGGAGGGAGCGGCTCATGGGGTATCTTGCAATACTATTAGTCCTGGCTTTGTAGAAACTCCGGGTAGCAAGACTTTTTTAGCAGAAGTGGCAAAAAACCAAGGTCGAAGTTTGGCTGAATATATTGAGGAGTTCAAACAGAACAATCCCCAAAAGAGAGTTATACAACCTGAAGAAATTGCGGCACTGGCTCTGTTTTTGTGCCGTGACGAAGCGTTTGGGATTACGATGCAGGACATTACTTTATCGGCTGGCGGATTTTAG
- a CDS encoding class I SAM-dependent methyltransferase, with protein MKKEMIEPDLISTENEFPPIEKMGLFIAASRALCVGVQLAVFTHIADGKRTVTEIARAAEASDRGVRMLLDALVGLQYLTKSGEEYGLTPISSEFLVRDKVNYMGLLLEEEWMWESWSHLLEVVRTGKPVRQADGVQTGIAQKFFRAYIPLLHFVNREPARRAAQVLLNQGVLQPGLRVIDVACGSAVWSIAVAQATGRDTSVTAMDLPPVLEIAREFLKQDGVENQYDFLPGDQREMQFGQNVYDLAIIARYIHDLGEREAQDLFRRIWVALKFGGRIAVTDWMPNHDRTGPMTPLIFALGTLLHKEEGNAHTAADYSRWLHSVGFTGIEVSDLGSDLTLVVAVKQ; from the coding sequence ATGAAGAAAGAGATGATTGAGCCGGATTTGATTTCGACTGAAAATGAGTTCCCTCCGATCGAAAAGATGGGTTTGTTTATAGCTGCGTCGCGGGCACTCTGTGTTGGGGTACAACTTGCAGTTTTCACTCATATTGCCGATGGCAAGAGAACTGTCACAGAGATCGCACGCGCCGCAGAAGCTTCCGATCGCGGTGTCCGTATGTTACTGGATGCACTCGTCGGTCTCCAGTATCTTACAAAGTCGGGTGAAGAGTACGGTCTTACACCAATTTCCTCAGAATTCCTGGTTCGAGACAAAGTTAACTATATGGGTCTTTTGCTCGAGGAAGAGTGGATGTGGGAGAGTTGGAGTCATCTGCTGGAAGTCGTTCGCACTGGAAAGCCTGTCAGACAAGCTGATGGTGTACAGACAGGGATAGCTCAGAAGTTTTTCCGCGCTTATATTCCTTTGCTACACTTTGTTAACCGTGAGCCTGCGCGTCGCGCCGCGCAGGTTTTGTTGAACCAAGGTGTTTTACAGCCGGGGCTGCGTGTGATTGATGTGGCTTGTGGCTCTGCGGTTTGGTCGATCGCTGTTGCCCAAGCAACGGGTCGGGACACCAGTGTCACCGCAATGGACTTGCCACCTGTTCTTGAGATTGCACGCGAGTTTCTCAAACAGGATGGCGTCGAGAACCAGTATGATTTTCTGCCGGGTGACCAGAGAGAGATGCAATTCGGACAGAACGTCTACGACTTAGCGATTATCGCACGCTATATCCACGATTTGGGTGAGCGGGAGGCACAAGATCTTTTCCGCAGAATCTGGGTTGCTCTCAAGTTTGGAGGACGAATTGCTGTCACTGACTGGATGCCAAATCACGATCGCACTGGTCCGATGACACCTCTCATCTTTGCGCTCGGAACCTTGCTCCACAAAGAGGAAGGCAACGCGCATACCGCTGCGGATTACTCGCGTTGGCTGCACTCTGTCGGCTTTACTGGAATCGAAGTGTCTGACCTTGGTTCAGATTTAACTCTGGTAGTTGCTGTCAAACAATAA
- a CDS encoding SGNH/GDSL hydrolase family protein: protein MKDKISLLFINLLTVALILAFVNFFSNKIVDIYFIKTADTGGDRSYLINYANDKDFAKIHFKELSEGSTLQYSPTVGWSRIPVEYKTFHVDANGYRIDPTPVDYKPNSKSFYFFGGSTMWGYGVRDNETIPALFSSISGIPSYNRGEIGYTSRQLLDQFINVLVTGDKIDAAVFYDGVNDIYVSCDSHFKIGDNLKTNSIRSAAILAKRTDVLVLNLINRIFFDGTRKLAGEILRPLSDPKIESGKTKSTDGYYVCDNLPERAQKVAERLIKDWEIAHDIAEAEGVKFIAVLQPVASIGNPKLDHLKFPELDRELLLQYKFVYPLIKDIIQDRGYDWILDYTDIFSRNEYIYTDFAHVSKNGNLIVAKQLYNDILKLPAGEWGSGVAGERENEIVERNS from the coding sequence ATGAAAGATAAAATTAGTTTACTTTTTATTAATCTGTTGACAGTTGCTTTAATTTTGGCATTTGTAAATTTCTTTAGCAATAAAATTGTCGATATATATTTTATCAAAACTGCGGACACAGGAGGCGATCGCTCTTACTTAATTAATTACGCTAATGATAAAGATTTCGCAAAAATTCACTTTAAAGAATTGAGTGAAGGAAGTACACTTCAATACAGTCCGACTGTTGGTTGGAGTAGAATTCCCGTTGAATACAAAACATTTCATGTCGATGCTAATGGATATCGTATAGATCCCACACCTGTTGATTATAAGCCTAATAGTAAGTCTTTTTACTTTTTTGGCGGCTCGACTATGTGGGGTTATGGTGTGCGGGACAATGAAACTATTCCGGCTTTGTTCAGTTCAATTTCAGGCATACCTTCTTACAACAGAGGTGAGATTGGCTATACGAGCCGTCAATTACTCGATCAATTTATTAATGTTTTAGTTACCGGAGATAAAATTGATGCGGCGGTATTTTATGATGGGGTAAATGATATATATGTCTCTTGCGATTCCCATTTTAAAATTGGTGACAATTTAAAGACAAATAGCATAAGATCGGCAGCAATACTTGCTAAAAGAACTGATGTTTTAGTATTAAATTTAATCAATCGGATTTTTTTTGATGGCACCAGAAAATTAGCCGGGGAAATTCTCCGTCCTCTATCCGATCCTAAAATTGAGTCAGGCAAAACAAAATCCACTGATGGCTACTATGTGTGCGATAACTTACCAGAACGCGCTCAAAAAGTTGCAGAAAGACTTATAAAAGATTGGGAAATAGCACATGATATAGCCGAAGCAGAAGGCGTAAAATTTATAGCGGTATTGCAGCCAGTTGCTTCTATTGGTAACCCAAAGTTAGACCATCTAAAGTTCCCAGAACTAGATCGAGAATTACTATTACAGTACAAATTCGTATATCCGCTGATTAAAGATATTATTCAAGATCGCGGTTACGATTGGATACTAGATTATACAGATATTTTTTCACGTAACGAGTACATCTATACTGACTTTGCTCATGTTTCTAAAAACGGTAATTTAATAGTTGCAAAACAACTATACAATGATATTTTGAAACTCCCCGCCGGAGAGTGGGGGAGTGGGGTAGCGGGGGAGCGGGAAAACGAGATAGTGGAAAGAAATTCCTAA
- the proX gene encoding glycine betaine/L-proline ABC transporter substrate-binding protein ProX, which produces MKGQTKTLTLATVTALVVGLIACQPTPNATTVSGSTESQKAMPGKGVRVRPGFDIPPFRLIAEVVDIGLEKLGYEVPELKQISSAALVYAALASDDIDFTPTHSEKSYAKFYQNSGGDAKLEQLGKISDNFLQGYQIDKKTADQYKITNLGQLKDPKIAKLFDSDGDGKADLSGAQAGWGADEIINHHLDVYGLRATVEHNQGDIASLIVDVIARYRQGKPVLLYNFIPSWQSQQDLKPNKDVIWLEVPFTSMPKSLGVYTEKDTSVDGKNIGFPKEGLRVVATKKFLAANPAAKRWFELVQIPLEDINAEMWLFHEGKRSPEQIRQRAEEWVKKNQKLFDSWLEEARKAGKNSG; this is translated from the coding sequence ATGAAAGGACAAACAAAGACACTTACTTTAGCTACAGTGACTGCCTTGGTAGTGGGTTTAATCGCTTGTCAACCAACTCCTAACGCGACGACAGTATCGGGATCTACAGAGTCCCAAAAAGCGATGCCAGGAAAAGGTGTGCGGGTACGCCCTGGCTTCGATATACCACCGTTCAGATTGATTGCAGAAGTTGTGGATATTGGACTGGAAAAGTTAGGTTACGAAGTTCCAGAGCTAAAACAAATTAGTTCCGCCGCCCTTGTCTACGCTGCACTAGCCAGTGACGACATCGATTTTACTCCTACCCACTCCGAGAAGTCTTATGCCAAATTTTATCAAAATAGTGGTGGAGACGCAAAATTAGAGCAGCTTGGTAAAATTAGCGATAATTTCTTGCAAGGGTATCAGATTGACAAAAAAACCGCCGACCAGTACAAAATCACTAATCTGGGGCAACTCAAAGACCCCAAAATTGCTAAACTTTTTGACTCAGATGGCGATGGAAAAGCTGATTTATCAGGTGCCCAGGCTGGTTGGGGTGCAGATGAGATTATCAACCATCACTTAGATGTGTATGGGCTGCGGGCTACCGTTGAACACAACCAGGGAGATATTGCCAGTTTAATTGTAGATGTCATTGCTCGCTACAGGCAAGGAAAACCCGTTCTCTTATATAACTTCATACCTTCATGGCAGTCTCAGCAGGATTTAAAACCAAATAAAGATGTGATTTGGTTAGAAGTTCCTTTTACCTCTATGCCAAAAAGCTTGGGAGTCTATACAGAAAAAGATACTTCAGTAGATGGTAAAAATATCGGTTTTCCTAAAGAGGGGCTGCGTGTGGTGGCTACCAAAAAATTTTTGGCAGCTAATCCAGCCGCCAAACGCTGGTTTGAATTAGTGCAGATTCCCCTTGAAGATATCAACGCTGAAATGTGGCTATTCCACGAAGGTAAACGCAGTCCAGAACAAATTCGTCAGCGTGCTGAAGAATGGGTGAAAAAGAATCAAAAGTTATTTGATAGTTGGTTGGAAGAAGCTAGGAAAGCTGGCAAGAATTCAGGCTAA
- a CDS encoding flavin monoamine oxidase family protein, translating into MNDRSKFNPFRHTQQFDRPFSFEALYSHPGDLRIRDRGGDRKRIGIIGGGIAGLTSAYELSQLGHEVTIWEAGDRLGGRIRTHYFSDGTYGELGAMRIPNNHRCAMYYLEKFNLPTRRFVSYNPAGFYYLRGKKARIDAFAEFFAVFDLLPQELQDPAILYDDLLRELTETLSCAEKWEMFCPSFSSTLLKKYDGISFAQYFRDRLSQEAFEMVGHTTGMLHYERVSLLEGSIDFFSWYRVEQYQLIGGMETLVNAFAKRVQGKIELNAKVTDIQITDKGAIVRWNNLDSSFAKEFDYIICTVPASALATIEFAPDIPAKKKQANRSLTYGSAAKTLFHCTARPWELHDRIYGGASFTDLPIQQIWYPSDNAQLATLTKEGSVEYRWIPRERELSHQSSVFTGGYRWEKNSRQFLALDESERTDSTLDQVKQIHPQIDRYVDEIVHWSWDEQIKPGSGAYAYFTPGDHEEYQEVLCQPYPLDHPRVFFAGEHLAINHASIQGAIQTALSATIDVLDA; encoded by the coding sequence ATGAACGATCGTTCAAAATTTAATCCGTTTCGTCATACACAGCAGTTCGATCGCCCTTTCTCTTTTGAAGCACTATATAGTCACCCAGGTGACCTCCGTATTCGCGATCGCGGTGGCGATCGCAAGCGGATTGGCATTATTGGTGGTGGTATTGCTGGGTTAACCAGTGCCTACGAACTCAGTCAGTTGGGTCACGAAGTGACAATTTGGGAAGCTGGCGATCGTCTGGGCGGACGCATTCGCACTCATTACTTCAGTGATGGAACTTACGGAGAACTAGGGGCGATGCGTATTCCCAATAATCATCGCTGTGCGATGTATTATTTGGAAAAGTTCAATTTGCCCACGCGACGTTTTGTTAGCTATAACCCGGCTGGTTTCTATTATCTTCGCGGCAAAAAGGCTCGGATTGATGCGTTTGCAGAATTTTTTGCCGTTTTCGATCTGCTGCCACAAGAGCTGCAAGACCCAGCTATTTTGTACGATGACCTGTTGCGGGAGTTGACAGAAACTCTCTCTTGTGCTGAAAAGTGGGAGATGTTCTGTCCGTCGTTTTCCAGTACCCTGCTGAAGAAGTACGATGGGATATCTTTTGCACAGTACTTTCGCGATCGCCTTTCTCAGGAAGCCTTTGAAATGGTCGGTCACACTACGGGTATGCTCCATTACGAGCGAGTATCCCTCCTAGAAGGCTCGATCGACTTTTTTAGTTGGTATCGAGTTGAACAATATCAGCTAATTGGTGGGATGGAAACTCTGGTGAATGCCTTTGCTAAACGAGTGCAAGGCAAGATCGAGTTGAACGCGAAAGTGACAGATATTCAAATTACTGATAAGGGAGCGATCGTTCGCTGGAACAATTTGGATAGCAGCTTTGCCAAAGAGTTCGATTATATCATCTGCACGGTTCCTGCTTCCGCTTTGGCAACGATCGAGTTCGCTCCGGATATTCCAGCCAAGAAAAAGCAAGCCAATCGCAGCCTTACCTACGGTAGTGCGGCCAAAACTTTATTTCATTGTACCGCGCGTCCTTGGGAACTCCACGATCGAATCTATGGCGGTGCCAGCTTTACAGATTTACCGATCCAACAGATTTGGTATCCTTCAGATAACGCTCAGCTAGCCACTTTGACAAAAGAAGGCTCAGTTGAGTATCGATGGATTCCTCGTGAGAGGGAACTTTCTCATCAATCATCTGTCTTTACCGGTGGTTACCGCTGGGAAAAAAATTCACGGCAGTTTTTAGCCCTTGATGAGAGCGAGCGCACCGATTCTACCTTGGATCAAGTCAAACAAATCCATCCGCAAATCGATCGATACGTTGACGAGATTGTACATTGGTCTTGGGATGAACAAATCAAACCCGGATCTGGAGCTTATGCTTATTTTACCCCAGGCGACCACGAAGAATATCAGGAAGTTTTGTGCCAGCCTTACCCTTTAGATCACCCTCGCGTCTTTTTTGCAGGCGAACACCTCGCTATCAACCATGCCTCAATTCAAGGAGCGATCCAGACAGCACTCTCTGCAACTATAGATGTTTTAGACGCTTAA
- a CDS encoding radical SAM protein, translating into MVTLEGKKAPSIGLVELPGRKLIDPEGKNWTDNFKYTPLPSKQILLAHLQALGFDAQLVDLRDGDCEEEYGEVIWRGMRLSKRYDGKRITSLDPHSFDAWGVTNNFVGNRQLALMTIQHLSRGGRPVVVGGSDAIAEPHIYLQAGATAIVLDKTGGANKAIYDYVLGRPMEEKLSGVLLADGSQYPSRLPPMSPEDWPLPSVEVAKQCLSRMYYKPGVLGFPPSGSVMPDLGCDRKCDFCQTPTYQIGYRRMTPQRALQWFSRQKEAGANSVICLSDQFLGRVLFKEGKQEVLEIMQGVRDLGLALNWCNGLEIKKATKGRGYERSPEDLIPDDELIQALWGWDGKIGCYEAFIPAERPVVGRESYAKLLPWKQHCDMLRAIVNAGVARLQYGVVIGLPEDSHETMLRLEEAISELYQDLKSINPALQFWVGTYAISPIPGTPQGHSIRGSGLVRFTDPEILGGFMTACADTHHMSYEEVSDWELRLVSTGDGGLDWFFGNSNKPANQKENGSATSTQNALNTNLNLPVAVS; encoded by the coding sequence GTGGTGACCTTAGAAGGTAAAAAAGCTCCCAGTATTGGATTGGTAGAATTACCAGGGCGGAAGCTAATTGACCCTGAAGGAAAAAATTGGACTGATAACTTCAAATATACGCCTCTACCCAGCAAGCAGATTTTGCTGGCTCACTTGCAAGCGCTAGGGTTCGATGCCCAATTAGTTGACCTCAGAGATGGCGATTGCGAAGAAGAATACGGAGAAGTGATTTGGAGGGGAATGCGGCTCTCCAAACGGTACGATGGCAAACGGATTACCTCCCTCGACCCGCACTCTTTTGATGCTTGGGGGGTAACTAATAACTTCGTAGGCAACCGCCAACTGGCTTTGATGACAATTCAACATCTATCCCGTGGTGGCAGACCAGTGGTGGTGGGGGGTAGCGATGCCATTGCCGAACCGCACATTTATCTACAAGCAGGGGCAACAGCAATTGTCCTAGATAAAACTGGTGGGGCAAACAAGGCGATTTACGACTATGTGTTGGGAAGACCGATGGAGGAAAAGCTGTCGGGTGTGCTTTTGGCTGACGGCAGTCAATATCCCTCACGTTTGCCCCCCATGAGTCCGGAAGATTGGCCTTTGCCCAGTGTGGAGGTGGCCAAGCAATGCTTGAGTCGGATGTATTACAAACCCGGAGTACTGGGTTTTCCACCTAGCGGTTCGGTAATGCCGGATTTGGGATGCGATCGCAAATGCGATTTCTGCCAAACTCCCACCTACCAAATCGGTTACCGCAGAATGACGCCTCAAAGAGCGTTGCAATGGTTCAGCCGTCAGAAGGAAGCGGGTGCTAATTCGGTCATTTGCTTGTCGGATCAATTCCTGGGTCGGGTGCTGTTTAAGGAGGGCAAGCAAGAAGTTCTGGAAATCATGCAGGGAGTACGGGATTTGGGACTTGCTCTCAACTGGTGTAATGGTTTGGAAATAAAGAAGGCAACCAAAGGACGCGGTTATGAGCGGAGTCCGGAAGATTTGATTCCAGACGACGAACTTATACAAGCTCTCTGGGGTTGGGATGGCAAAATTGGTTGTTACGAGGCTTTCATTCCGGCAGAACGTCCTGTAGTCGGGCGGGAATCTTATGCTAAGTTGCTCCCCTGGAAACAGCACTGCGATATGCTAAGAGCGATCGTCAATGCAGGTGTGGCTCGACTGCAATACGGGGTGGTGATCGGTCTACCAGAAGATAGCCACGAAACTATGCTCCGCCTGGAAGAAGCAATCTCGGAACTCTATCAAGACCTCAAGAGTATTAATCCGGCTTTACAATTTTGGGTCGGTACTTATGCTATATCTCCTATTCCAGGAACTCCTCAAGGTCATAGCATCCGTGGGTCGGGTCTTGTGCGATTTACAGACCCAGAAATTCTCGGAGGCTTTATGACAGCCTGCGCCGATACTCACCATATGAGCTATGAGGAAGTTTCTGATTGGGAGCTGCGCTTAGTTAGCACTGGAGACGGAGGGCTTGACTGGTTCTTTGGCAACTCAAACAAGCCTGCAAATCAAAAAGAAAATGGTTCGGCAACCAGTACTCAGAATGCTTTGAATACAAATTTAAATCTCCCAGTTGCAGTCAGTTAG
- a CDS encoding radical SAM protein, protein MMQTTVKLQTEKTPRIGLVELPALKLIDPNGIQRNECSQYGPLLSKQILLASLQAGGFDAQLVNLRSGNYEEEYGTVMWNGMLISKRYLGKPISSIDPQSFDAWGVTNNYMQYRDLAFMVIRHLASGGKPIVVGGSDAIADPDLYLQAGATAIVTDKSGGANWSVFDYVLGRQMREPISGVILADGTRYQLRLPPMHPQDWPLPSLDVVKQCLGREYWAPEGEISILPMGSVFVDLGCDRKCDFCQTPTYGTGYRRMSTERTLEWLALQKDAGAKSVISYSDQFLGRVLFNEGRQEVLDIMKGVREMELPILWANGLEIRKATLGRGYDRHSEDLTPDYELVEALWGWDGKVGCYEAYIPAERPIFGRESYAKLLPWQQHCEMLRAIVRAGVPNIYYGVILGLPEDSQETMLRLEEAFWELSEELKTINPATNFCLSPFSIRPIPGTPQGQNIRSSGLLRFEDPAIVGEFMTACADTHYMTYEEVADWQFRLACIGNKNLTGVGQMAKGVREKAAV, encoded by the coding sequence ATGATGCAGACGACGGTAAAATTACAAACCGAAAAGACTCCCCGGATTGGACTGGTAGAATTGCCAGCCCTGAAACTGATTGACCCAAATGGCATCCAGCGCAATGAATGCAGTCAGTACGGACCGCTGCTTTCTAAGCAGATTTTACTGGCGAGTCTGCAAGCAGGAGGGTTTGATGCCCAACTGGTGAATCTTCGCTCGGGCAACTACGAAGAAGAATACGGCACGGTGATGTGGAATGGGATGCTCATCTCAAAAAGGTATTTGGGCAAGCCGATTTCCTCTATTGACCCCCAATCGTTTGATGCCTGGGGCGTGACAAATAATTATATGCAGTACCGCGACCTCGCGTTTATGGTAATTCGCCATCTAGCCAGTGGTGGAAAACCGATAGTGGTGGGGGGAAGCGATGCGATTGCCGATCCGGATCTGTATCTGCAAGCGGGAGCAACTGCAATAGTCACAGACAAATCCGGTGGGGCAAATTGGTCAGTATTTGACTACGTGCTAGGACGCCAGATGCGCGAGCCTATTTCAGGAGTTATCCTCGCAGACGGCACGCGCTACCAGTTGCGCTTGCCGCCGATGCACCCGCAAGATTGGCCGCTGCCGTCATTGGATGTGGTCAAGCAATGTTTGGGGAGAGAATACTGGGCACCGGAGGGGGAAATTTCCATATTACCGATGGGTTCGGTATTTGTGGATCTAGGATGCGATCGCAAGTGCGACTTCTGTCAGACGCCGACATACGGGACTGGCTACAGAAGAATGTCCACGGAAAGAACCCTAGAATGGTTAGCCCTTCAAAAAGATGCAGGTGCGAAGTCTGTCATATCTTACTCAGACCAATTCCTGGGGCGGGTGCTGTTTAATGAGGGAAGACAAGAAGTTCTCGACATTATGAAGGGAGTTCGGGAAATGGAACTCCCGATACTCTGGGCTAATGGTCTGGAAATCAGGAAAGCAACGCTGGGAAGGGGTTACGATCGCCACAGCGAGGATCTGACACCAGATTACGAACTGGTAGAAGCTCTCTGGGGATGGGATGGCAAAGTAGGCTGTTATGAAGCTTACATTCCGGCAGAACGTCCGATTTTTGGCCGGGAATCCTACGCGAAGCTGCTACCTTGGCAACAGCACTGCGAAATGCTGCGCGCGATCGTGCGTGCGGGCGTTCCTAATATTTACTATGGCGTCATCTTGGGGTTACCAGAAGACAGCCAGGAAACTATGTTGCGTCTGGAAGAGGCTTTCTGGGAACTTTCCGAAGAACTCAAGACCATTAATCCGGCAACGAATTTTTGTCTTTCTCCCTTTTCAATTCGCCCTATACCAGGAACGCCACAAGGACAAAACATCCGGAGTTCGGGTCTTTTACGCTTTGAGGACCCGGCAATCGTGGGCGAGTTTATGACAGCTTGCGCCGATACTCACTATATGACCTATGAGGAGGTTGCGGATTGGCAATTCCGTCTAGCTTGCATCGGTAACAAAAATCTGACTGGGGTAGGTCAGATGGCAAAAGGTGTTCGGGAAAAGGCAGCGGTTTAG